ccctccagaagtaatgtccgggtggctggaacTTACcttcgtctcgctccagcgccggaagttcgggtgccgcagccgctgctctggtctggaccagaccagagtagcagcaAATCCattccgcgctgcgacgagacgcaggtaagatctgcccgccgctgccagccacccggacattaatggaggggacagcgagggagggagagccccctaaggtgagggaagggggggatggccccccttcaccaccgctgctcacagctctccctccactgcgctgctcccctgctgggggacacacctgactacctattctggggacatataccccctgactacatatactggccacatataccccctgactacatatactgggcacatataccccctgactacatatactagcacatatacccctggctacatatactgggcacatataccccctgactacatatactgggcacatatacccctgactacatatactgggcacatataccccctgactacatatactgggcacatataccccctgactacatatactgggcacatatacccctggctacatatacttggcacatatacccctgactacttattctggggacatatacccctgactacctatactggggacatatacacctgactacatatactgggcgcatatacccctggctacatattctggcacatatacccctggctacatatactgggcacatatacccctggctacatatactgggcacatatacccctggctacatatactgggcacatatacccctggctaaatatactgggacatatatccttgcctacatatactgggacatatccccctgtctacatatactgggacatatacccctgcctacatatactgggacatatacccctgcctacatatactgggacatatacccctgcctacatatattagggacatataaccctgcctacatttactgggcacatatacccctggctacatatactgggcacatataaccctgactacatatactgggcacatatacccctgggtatatatagtcaggggtatatgtgcccagtatatgtatactgggcacatatacccctgactatatatactgggcacatattatacccctggctacatatactgggcacatataccccttactacatatactgggcatatatacccctggctacatatactgggcacatatacccctggctacatatactgggcacatatacccctgactacatatactgggcacatataccactggctacatatactgggcacatatacctctggctacatatactggggacatatacccctgcctacatatactgggcacatatacccctggctacatatactgggcacatctctacccctggctacctgttctggggacatctataccgctggccacctattctcggTGACATCTACACTGCTggacacctattctggggacacctatagacctggggttacctatttttggggaaccactgttgTCAGATTGagagtattttggggaactgctgccaggtgagaggtgtctaccatattaagggggcattctgcctatttatgtgaaatgctgtctatttatgtgcctcatgactgctgaatttgtcttgttgggggcctcatggttactgaatttgtcttgttgggggcctcatgatttgttgggggcctcaagatcgctgaatttgtcttgttgggggaggcccccaacaagacaaattcagcgatctcgaggcccccaacaaatcatgaggcccccaacaagacaaattcagtaaccatgaggcccccaacaagacagattcagcagtcatgtggcacataatttgtcttgttgggggcctcatgattgctgagttgatcatgttgggggcctcatgtttgctcaatttgtcttgatggggggggggaggggttcatgtttgctgaatttgtcttggaacatgctggaaggtacatactgagggagggtgggtgagcgtgagcctgttaACTTCCTGTAcatgtggctccacccataaccctgCCCACATTTAATATGTGGCCACACCCCTTTTTGgcgccccttcaccttagggggcgcattaatagtctttgtccccaggcactgaaagccctagctacgcctctggcctcTAGAGTCACCTGCCATGTGTGGAAATCCCACCAGCAGCTGCGTGGGCCTCTAGAGTCACGTGCCGTGTGTGGGATTCCCAACAGCAGCAGCGTAGGCCTCTAGAGTCACGTGCCGTGTGTGAAGTTCTCACCAGAAGCAGCGTAGGCCTCTAGAGTCACGTGTCGTGCCTGGAATTCTCACCAGCAGCAGTGTAGGCCTCTAGAGTCACGTGTCGTGCCTGGAATTCTCACCAGCAGCAGCATAGGCCTCTAGAGACACGTGCCGTGTGTGGAGTTCCCACCTGCAGCAGCGTAGGCCTCTAGAGTCACGTGTCGTGCCTGGAATTCTCACCAGAAGCAGCGTAGGCCTCTAGAGTCATGTGTCGTGCCTGGAATTCTCACCAGCAGCAGCGTAGGCCTCTAGAGACACGTGCCGTGTGTGTCGTAGTTGCAAGTCATCAGAGTACACTTTATATAAACTGATAGAGTAAACAGGAAAAATACTCAAGGCTTTTTACGAGCGGGAATGATGATAGCTACAAAGCTGTCCAGTTTGTCTTACGTTAAGTTACAATGTCCATAATTTAATTTGGGGACTGAGTCATGTAAGCCACTCCTGGAAGTTGTGCTATGCACTATTTGTTTAATGTTTCAGGATTATCTCCACCAGGACCCccagacacaggaactctttctttccccAAGCTTTTCTGGCTCTTAACTCAGCAACCCCTACGCCCAATTCAACTTTTCGCACTGAGTAATGTCCGGTAACTAGTTATCCACCTGCGCTgtgtaatgtaaattgtaaattTTGATGTGCACTCATGTGTATGTTTTTTGTCCATGAAGGCATGCTGCTCTGTCTTTGCCAACAACAATTCCTTGTACGATATCCTTCCTGTACTTGTTTCTGATGTTTGTCTTTTTTATGTCTTTTAGACTTGAGAAATAAAGTATTCCTCTTCCCAAAGGAAAGCCGCTCCGCTCATGTGGTCCTGAGGGGGAACATCACCGAGCCCCTGGAGCAAACCACCGTCTGCCTCTGGTACTACCCTGACCTGTCACGCAGCTACACTCTCTTCTCATTGGCTACTCCAGGGAAGAAAGATGCTTTGACCATCTTCGTACAACGCCCATACTTCTACTATGTCTACATAAACCAGGAAATGTTTAAATTTAAGGACCCATCTataagcaaggggcgggcagtaACTTTAGACTGGACACGGGTATGCGTGGCATGGGAGTCGCAGACTGGGGTGGTCCAATTTTGGAGGGATTATAGGCCATACCCCAGAAAGGTTGCAGCCAGAGGTTCCTCTATTGCATCTGAGACCAGCATCGTCCTGGGCCAGAGGCAAGAGTCTTTTGGGAAAATCTCGCATTTCTCTCCCTCCTTTGTTGGTGAAATTAAAGATGTGTTTATGTGGGATTCGGTGTTTGACATAAAATATAATCCGTGGAATCTCACTAAAGTGGTTGACTGGGGTTGGTTAGACTATGAAATTCACGGGGAGGTTCTGACTCAACCATATATTTACTAGAGATGGGGGGGAAATGCCAGATTCCAAATCCGGCAGAATTTCTGTATTCCATTGGATAATTCCACTTTCCAAATTGTATTCCGACAGAATTTCCCCCCATGACATTATAAACAATACCGCCAActtctgtagtttttgagaaattttgaaagcttcaaagaaaaaatgtattgtaaaGTCGATAAAATGGCATTCTGCTATGGAATTCCGCAATTTACATTAGAGTAAATACTGTCCCTTGTTAAAGAGGaccccaccatgaaacccccccaggTGTcaacgcccccacctcctcctgggcactggaGGTAGAAAAgagccacttgtccatggattggccaAAGGCTCTGGGGAaaagggaaggcttggccgcccccccagagccccataccatggaccattcgggctggtatagctcagggtgcaaagccacacactgcatttGCTACACCAGCCTgcctgggggacaaggggttaaagaggctttagaggggggaccccatgctgCCTATTTTCTTAAACTGTATaaaatgtgtgtacagtgcttggaactaatatatatatatatatatatatatatatatatatatatatatatatatatatatatatatatatatatatatatatatatatatatatatattaaactgTATGTAGCAACATTTATGTTTTTTAAGTATTCAgagtgattttctcaaaaacttcatgGTCTTTTTGGACCCCACTCCCACTTGTTTTCCTGCTATTTTCCCCCCACTATTCACCTGAAGATTTGTTGAAGATTacatttatgggggctttgcaagtAACTGCAGAAGTCAGCAGTATTGACTAACGGCGGATATTCTTTTGTAGAATTCACTCACCATTCTGAATTACAGATTCTGAGTTGAAATGCTGATTACCGATGTGGAAATTGGATTTCTATGGAATTTGGAGGCTCATCCCTAATCTTTATGGTGCCCGCCCCCTGTGTTTTTTAATGAGGGGTAACTATATGGATTTTAGTCTAGGCCCT
This DNA window, taken from Hyperolius riggenbachi isolate aHypRig1 chromosome 3, aHypRig1.pri, whole genome shotgun sequence, encodes the following:
- the LOC137560832 gene encoding C-reactive protein-like; protein product: MEVCALLLLLLIPAPGSQAQQDLRNKVFLFPKESRSAHVVLRGNITEPLEQTTVCLWYYPDLSRSYTLFSLATPGKKDALTIFVQRPYFYYVYINQEMFKFKDPSISKGRAVTLDWTRVCVAWESQTGVVQFWRDYRPYPRKVAARGSSIASETSIVLGQRQESFGKISHFSPSFVGEIKDVFMWDSVFDIKYNPWNLTKVVDWGWLDYEIHGEVLTQPYIY